A region of Mesorhizobium australicum DNA encodes the following proteins:
- the cueR gene encoding Cu(I)-responsive transcriptional regulator yields the protein MNIGTAADRSGLPPKTIRYYEDIGLIRPDRAGNGYRDYSMEDVHRLRFLQRSRGLGFSVEECRQLLSLYSDKHRESAEVKAIAEAKLMKIDRKLAELQGLRDVLKHLVAHCHGDDRPECPIIDGLAGKRTVQ from the coding sequence ATGAACATCGGAACTGCCGCGGATAGGTCCGGTTTGCCACCGAAGACAATCCGCTATTACGAGGATATCGGCCTCATTCGGCCCGACCGCGCCGGCAACGGCTATCGCGACTACTCCATGGAGGACGTCCACCGCCTGCGCTTTCTCCAGCGCTCGCGCGGACTGGGTTTTTCCGTTGAGGAATGCCGCCAACTCCTGTCGCTCTACAGTGACAAACACCGCGAGAGCGCCGAGGTCAAAGCGATCGCGGAAGCCAAGCTCATGAAGATCGATCGCAAGTTGGCCGAGCTGCAGGGGCTGCGCGACGTGCTGAAGCATCTCGTCGCCCACTGCCATGGCGACGACCGGCCCGAATGCCCGATCATCGATGGGCTGGCGGGCAAACGCACGGTACAGTAG
- a CDS encoding heavy metal translocating P-type ATPase, whose protein sequence is MKQEPHHKHGQSGGCCSTHEKADDGATLRDPVCGMTVDPGKGKPSATYDGHVYHFCSESCRTKFMRQPADYLTATDPVCGMSVDRASAKHFARHEGKGFYFCSAGCKDKFEAEPAKYLGDRPAPEPMPKGTQYTCPMHPEIVRDKPGSCPICGMALEPLGVPTGDEGPNPELVDFTRRLWVSAVLSLPLLLITMGPMVGLPFRDWIGEHVAAWIELVLATPVVLWAALPFFHRGYESIVNRSPNMWTLISIGVGTAYVYSVVATLFPGIFPHQFRGHGGTVPVYFEAAAVIVALVFLGQVLELRARQRTGSAIRALLDLAPKTARRIAQDGSETDVPLDEVISGDRLRVRPGDSVPVDGTVLEGRSSIDESMITGEPLPVEKTEGDGVTGGTLNKNGTLVIRAERVGSETMLSRIVEMVAKAQRSRAPIQGLADRVSFYFVPTVVLIAIVAFVVWAMFGPPPSMIFAIVSAVSVLIIACPCALGLATPMSIMTATGRGAQAGVLIKDAEALERFAKVDTLIVDKTGTLTEGRPTLTDVIAVERFAEPELLSLAASLERGSEHPLAEAIVEGAEARGATLTTATDFDAITGKGVSGKVSGRVVALGNNAMMDDLKADTSALEQRANALRSEGKTAMFVAVDNRLAGIVAVADPIKATTTDAIRALHDSGLKIIMATGDNERTAKAVAQKLGIDAVRAGMLPERKQKLIDELRAKGASVAMAGDGVNDAPALAAADVGIAMGTGADVAVESAGITLVKGDLNGIVRARRLSQATIRNIKQNLFFAFVYNVLGVPVAAGILYPVFGTLLSPMIAAAAMSLSSVSVIGNALRLRRIDLNG, encoded by the coding sequence ATGAAACAGGAACCGCACCACAAACACGGCCAATCCGGCGGCTGCTGCTCCACGCATGAGAAAGCCGACGACGGCGCCACATTGCGCGATCCTGTCTGCGGCATGACCGTCGATCCGGGCAAAGGCAAACCGTCAGCGACCTATGACGGGCATGTCTATCATTTCTGCTCCGAGTCCTGCCGGACGAAGTTCATGAGGCAGCCCGCGGATTACTTGACTGCGACCGATCCGGTCTGCGGCATGAGCGTCGACCGCGCCAGCGCGAAGCATTTTGCGCGGCACGAAGGTAAGGGCTTCTATTTCTGCTCGGCCGGTTGCAAGGACAAGTTCGAGGCAGAACCGGCGAAGTATCTTGGCGACCGGCCCGCGCCGGAACCGATGCCGAAGGGCACGCAATATACCTGCCCCATGCATCCGGAGATCGTGCGCGACAAGCCCGGCTCATGCCCCATCTGCGGCATGGCGCTGGAACCATTGGGCGTGCCGACCGGCGACGAAGGCCCCAATCCCGAGCTGGTCGATTTCACCCGCCGGCTGTGGGTCAGCGCCGTCCTGTCGCTGCCGCTGCTGCTGATCACCATGGGGCCGATGGTCGGCCTGCCGTTCCGCGACTGGATCGGCGAGCATGTGGCCGCCTGGATCGAACTCGTGCTGGCGACGCCGGTTGTGCTGTGGGCCGCGCTTCCCTTCTTCCACCGGGGCTACGAATCGATCGTGAACCGCAGCCCAAATATGTGGACGCTGATCTCGATCGGCGTCGGAACGGCCTATGTCTACAGCGTGGTCGCTACGCTCTTTCCCGGCATCTTTCCGCACCAGTTCCGCGGCCATGGCGGCACGGTTCCGGTCTATTTCGAGGCCGCGGCGGTGATCGTCGCGCTGGTGTTTCTCGGGCAGGTGCTGGAACTGAGGGCGCGCCAGCGCACCGGCTCGGCAATCCGCGCCCTGCTCGACCTCGCCCCGAAGACTGCCAGGCGGATCGCACAGGACGGGTCGGAGACCGACGTGCCGCTCGACGAAGTGATCTCGGGCGACAGGTTGCGGGTGCGACCCGGCGACAGCGTTCCGGTCGATGGAACCGTGCTCGAAGGCCGTTCCTCGATCGACGAATCCATGATCACCGGCGAACCGCTCCCTGTCGAGAAGACCGAAGGCGATGGCGTAACGGGCGGCACTCTCAACAAGAACGGCACGCTCGTCATTCGTGCCGAGCGCGTCGGCTCCGAGACCATGCTGTCGAGGATCGTCGAGATGGTGGCGAAGGCACAACGCAGCCGGGCGCCGATCCAGGGACTCGCCGACCGGGTGTCCTTCTATTTCGTGCCAACGGTCGTGCTCATCGCGATCGTCGCCTTCGTCGTCTGGGCGATGTTTGGGCCGCCTCCTAGTATGATCTTCGCCATCGTCTCGGCGGTCTCGGTGTTGATCATCGCCTGCCCCTGCGCGCTGGGTCTCGCCACACCGATGTCGATCATGACGGCGACGGGCCGCGGTGCCCAAGCCGGCGTGCTGATCAAGGACGCCGAGGCACTGGAGCGTTTCGCCAAGGTCGACACACTGATCGTAGACAAGACCGGCACACTGACCGAAGGCCGGCCGACGCTGACCGATGTCATCGCAGTCGAACGATTCGCGGAGCCCGAACTCCTGTCGCTGGCGGCAAGCCTCGAACGCGGCTCCGAACACCCGCTCGCCGAGGCGATCGTCGAAGGCGCCGAGGCACGCGGCGCGACACTGACCACCGCCACCGACTTCGACGCGATCACTGGCAAGGGCGTTTCTGGAAAAGTGTCGGGCCGCGTCGTTGCACTTGGCAACAACGCGATGATGGACGATTTAAAGGCAGATACAAGCGCTCTCGAGCAGCGCGCGAATGCGCTGCGATCTGAAGGCAAGACAGCGATGTTCGTCGCCGTCGACAACCGCCTCGCCGGCATCGTTGCCGTCGCCGATCCGATCAAGGCAACAACGACCGACGCGATCCGCGCGTTGCACGACAGTGGGCTGAAGATCATCATGGCGACCGGCGACAATGAGCGCACGGCGAAGGCCGTGGCCCAAAAGCTCGGCATCGACGCGGTTCGCGCCGGTATGCTGCCCGAACGCAAGCAGAAGCTGATCGACGAACTGCGCGCGAAGGGCGCATCGGTCGCCATGGCCGGTGACGGCGTCAACGACGCGCCAGCACTTGCTGCGGCGGACGTCGGCATCGCCATGGGCACCGGCGCGGACGTGGCGGTCGAGAGCGCCGGTATCACACTGGTGAAGGGCGATCTCAACGGCATCGTGCGCGCCAGGCGGCTTTCACAGGCGACGATCAGGAACATCAAGCAGAACCTGTTCTTTGCCTTCGTCTACAACGTGCTCGGTGTGCCGGTCGCGGCGGGCATCCTCTATCCGGTCTTCGGCACGCTGCTTTCGCCGATGATCGCGGCGGCCGCCATGAGCCTGTCATCGGTGTCCGTCATCGGCAATGCGCTTAGGCTGCGCAGGATCGATCTCAACGGATGA
- a CDS encoding DUF305 domain-containing protein, which produces MIAAALGLAMVLSAPTFAQTNTGAMDHGSMPMGEMTGASKAYMDAMQKMDDEMGAMKMTGKPGVDFAKMMIPHHQSAIDMAKAYLESDEKDPELVKLSNEIVAAQETEIAFLKAWLEKNDQ; this is translated from the coding sequence ATGATCGCCGCCGCCCTTGGGCTTGCCATGGTCCTTTCAGCGCCAACATTCGCCCAGACGAACACAGGGGCCATGGACCATGGTTCAATGCCGATGGGCGAGATGACGGGAGCCTCGAAGGCATACATGGATGCGATGCAGAAAATGGACGACGAAATGGGCGCCATGAAGATGACCGGCAAGCCCGGCGTCGACTTCGCGAAGATGATGATTCCACACCATCAGAGCGCGATCGACATGGCGAAGGCCTATCTGGAAAGCGACGAGAAGGATCCCGAACTGGTAAAGCTGTCGAATGAGATTGTCGCCGCCCAGGAAACTGAGATCGCGTTCCTGAAAGCATGGCTCGAGAAGAACGACCAGTAA
- a CDS encoding Tn3 family transposase — MARRKFLKIQDQQELFGVPTDEDSLIRHYTLSPSDRLEIEVRRRKHNQLGFAVQLCMMRHPGRALMVHEIPPRAMLNYIAEQLDADPESFRSYARREETRREHIAHLLSYFGKRTATAQDRRAALLSAVETATATDKGHSIAQAIVTTLRERKVLLPAPDTIERIGFAGRVIARRRAEAALISGLSAEKLQSLDDLLTVDPEIRQTRFHWLRSAPDAPGATNLVTLTDRIAFIRALDIDPRLQARIHSGRWEQMVREGDVTPAWLAADFNASRRRATIIAQIIKLGQKLTDAAVTMFIKLIGRLFSQANNRKKQRHVNTRMETAKALRLFLDTISALQCANDNDEDAIETLDRHVGWHRLVQAKPTLAAMVEDNDASPLLIAAEQYANVRNYAGRFLLTFTFHSSRRYDPLLAAIETLRSLYAEGRRVLPERVPIAHLGAAERKLIFGQAKADRRLYEIATLAALRERLRSADIWVEGSRAFRPINENFMPRPTFTKLKETDQLGLGVQRDGVAWLTEMQQLLDFNLKRLAHRARNGKLEGVRLDAGTLIVTPLASEVPAAADELNIELSEMYPLVEVPDLLRDVHEWTGFADQFTHVRTGDSPQNIPAMLAGTLADATNLGPKRMAGASKGISAHQIGWMRMFHARTETYRAAQACVTDAHARHPHAQLWGTGTTASSDGQFFRASDRAAKRGDINLHYGSEPGSKFYSHLSDQYGYFSILPISPTESEAAYVLDGLFDHDTILEIEEHFTDTGGASDHVFALFTLIGKRFAPRLRNLKDRKFHTFEKADSYPALANHIGAPINTALILEHWDDLLHLAASITTRSVAPSMILKKLAASSKPSQLAKALRELGRIERSLFMIEWYSNPALRRRCQAGLNKGESAHKLKRAVFFHERGEIRDRSFESQAFRASGLNLVVSAIVHWNTVYLSRAVAHLRQSGRTIPDILLKHVSPLSWEHINLTGIYSWDTEQQMPEGFRPLRLPGRILRAA, encoded by the coding sequence ATGGCGCGGCGGAAGTTTCTCAAAATTCAGGATCAACAGGAGCTGTTCGGCGTACCGACCGATGAGGATAGTCTGATCCGTCACTACACTCTATCTCCATCGGACCGGCTGGAGATCGAAGTCCGCAGGCGAAAACATAACCAGCTCGGCTTTGCTGTCCAGCTTTGCATGATGCGGCATCCGGGCCGGGCTCTCATGGTGCACGAAATTCCGCCGAGGGCGATGCTCAATTATATAGCCGAACAATTGGATGCTGATCCGGAGAGTTTCCGTTCCTATGCCAGGCGGGAGGAAACTCGCCGCGAGCATATCGCGCATTTGCTTTCCTATTTTGGAAAACGAACAGCAACAGCACAGGACCGGCGCGCCGCCTTACTATCCGCCGTCGAAACGGCGACCGCAACGGACAAGGGCCATTCTATTGCCCAAGCTATTGTCACCACGCTGCGGGAGCGGAAGGTGTTACTTCCCGCACCTGACACAATAGAGCGGATCGGCTTTGCCGGCCGCGTAATAGCCCGCCGTCGCGCCGAGGCTGCCCTGATATCGGGCCTTTCAGCCGAAAAGCTCCAATCCCTCGATGATCTTTTGACGGTTGATCCCGAGATAAGACAGACGCGATTCCATTGGCTGCGATCTGCGCCAGATGCTCCGGGAGCAACCAACCTGGTCACGCTGACCGACAGGATCGCTTTCATCCGCGCGCTCGATATCGATCCCCGACTACAAGCCCGCATCCACTCCGGTCGCTGGGAGCAGATGGTCCGGGAGGGCGATGTGACACCGGCATGGCTTGCCGCCGACTTCAACGCCAGTCGGCGGCGCGCGACGATCATCGCGCAGATCATCAAGCTTGGGCAAAAGCTCACCGACGCCGCAGTCACCATGTTCATCAAGCTGATCGGCAGGCTGTTTTCGCAGGCGAATAACCGCAAGAAGCAGCGCCATGTGAACACCCGGATGGAGACGGCTAAGGCACTACGGCTGTTTCTCGACACGATATCGGCTCTTCAGTGCGCCAATGACAATGATGAAGATGCAATTGAAACGCTCGACCGCCACGTCGGCTGGCATCGCTTGGTGCAGGCAAAGCCGACGCTTGCGGCGATGGTGGAAGACAATGACGCCTCACCCTTGCTTATTGCCGCTGAGCAATATGCCAATGTTCGCAATTATGCAGGCCGGTTCCTCCTGACCTTCACATTCCATTCAAGTCGTCGGTATGATCCTTTGCTGGCAGCGATCGAAACACTCAGATCCCTTTACGCGGAAGGAAGGCGCGTGCTTCCCGAACGTGTCCCGATCGCTCATCTCGGCGCGGCGGAGCGTAAACTGATCTTCGGGCAGGCAAAGGCCGATCGCCGTCTCTATGAGATTGCAACACTGGCAGCGTTGCGCGAGCGGCTTCGTTCGGCCGACATCTGGGTCGAAGGCAGCAGGGCGTTCCGGCCGATAAATGAAAATTTCATGCCCCGCCCTACTTTTACCAAGCTGAAGGAAACTGACCAGCTTGGGCTCGGTGTGCAGCGCGACGGGGTGGCTTGGCTCACCGAAATGCAACAATTGCTGGACTTCAATCTGAAACGTCTCGCCCATCGCGCCCGCAACGGCAAACTTGAAGGCGTCCGTCTCGATGCCGGAACCCTGATTGTAACACCGCTGGCGAGCGAAGTGCCCGCTGCAGCCGATGAACTAAATATCGAACTCAGCGAAATGTATCCGCTTGTCGAAGTGCCGGATCTCTTAAGAGACGTGCATGAGTGGACCGGCTTTGCCGACCAGTTCACCCATGTTCGAACGGGCGATTCACCGCAAAACATTCCGGCCATGCTCGCCGGCACGCTCGCGGACGCCACCAATCTTGGCCCGAAACGTATGGCCGGAGCCTCCAAGGGGATCAGCGCCCATCAGATCGGATGGATGCGCATGTTCCATGCCCGCACGGAAACCTATCGCGCAGCGCAGGCATGTGTGACCGACGCCCATGCGCGTCATCCCCACGCCCAGCTCTGGGGAACAGGGACGACCGCATCATCTGATGGTCAGTTCTTCCGGGCCAGTGATCGTGCCGCCAAACGCGGTGATATCAACCTGCATTATGGCAGCGAGCCAGGCTCGAAATTTTACAGCCACCTTTCCGATCAGTACGGCTATTTCAGCATTCTGCCGATCAGCCCGACCGAGAGCGAGGCAGCCTATGTTCTCGACGGCCTGTTCGACCACGACACCATCCTGGAGATCGAGGAGCACTTTACCGATACCGGAGGTGCGAGCGATCATGTATTTGCCCTCTTCACTCTGATCGGAAAGCGTTTTGCGCCTCGGCTGCGCAATCTCAAGGACCGGAAGTTCCATACTTTCGAAAAGGCCGACTCATATCCAGCACTGGCCAACCATATCGGCGCGCCGATCAATACCGCCCTCATTCTGGAACACTGGGATGACCTTCTCCATCTGGCGGCATCAATCACGACACGCTCTGTTGCGCCCTCAATGATCCTCAAAAAGCTGGCGGCATCCTCGAAACCGAGCCAGTTGGCGAAAGCCCTGCGTGAGCTCGGGCGCATCGAGCGATCCCTGTTTATGATCGAATGGTATTCCAACCCGGCACTTCGCCGGCGATGTCAAGCCGGTCTTAACAAAGGAGAATCCGCCCACAAGCTCAAGCGGGCCGTTTTCTTCCATGAGCGCGGCGAAATCCGCGACCGATCGTTCGAAAGTCAGGCATTCCGTGCCTCGGGCCTCAACCTTGTCGTCAGCGCCATCGTCCACTGGAATACCGTTTATCTCAGCCGTGCCGTAGCCCATCTGCGTCAAAGTGGTCGAACTATCCCCGACATATTGCTCAAGCATGTCTCGCCACTCAGCTGGGAGCACATAAATCTCACCGGCATCTATTCCTGGGACACCGAGCAGCAGATGCCCGAAGGCTTCAGGCCATTGCGACTTCCTGGAAGAATCCTCCGCGCTGCATGA
- a CDS encoding recombinase family protein, translated as MPRTFAYVRVSTTGQTTENQIQEIEAAGFHVEPRRIVTETISGSVAIAQRRGFSRLMDKLEAGDVLIVTKLDRLGRDAIDVSTTVRKLEELGVRVHCLALGGVDLASSAGKMTMSVINAVAQFERDLLIERTQSGLKRAKSEGKTLGRPARLNEKQKLDVLSDLAGGMSVSALARKFDTSRQTIMRVRIEGDRSV; from the coding sequence ATGCCACGCACCTTTGCCTATGTCCGTGTCTCCACGACCGGACAGACCACCGAAAACCAGATTCAGGAAATCGAAGCGGCCGGCTTCCACGTCGAGCCACGCCGTATAGTCACCGAGACCATCTCGGGCAGCGTCGCCATTGCGCAGCGCCGGGGTTTCTCGCGACTGATGGATAAACTCGAAGCCGGGGACGTGCTCATCGTCACCAAGCTCGATCGGCTCGGCCGAGATGCGATCGATGTCAGTACGACGGTCAGGAAACTGGAGGAGCTGGGCGTGCGGGTCCATTGTCTGGCCCTCGGCGGCGTCGATCTGGCGAGTTCCGCCGGGAAGATGACGATGAGCGTCATCAATGCCGTCGCTCAGTTCGAGCGTGATCTGCTGATCGAACGCACGCAGTCGGGCCTCAAACGAGCCAAGTCGGAAGGCAAGACCCTCGGCCGTCCCGCTCGGCTCAATGAGAAGCAGAAATTGGATGTTCTCTCGGATTTGGCGGGCGGGATGAGCGTTTCCGCACTCGCCAGAAAATTTGACACCAGCCGCCAGACCATCATGCGTGTCAGGATCGAGGGCGACCGCTCCGTTTAA
- the merA gene encoding mercury(II) reductase, which yields MCEACDVPTSNKGNGRYDLVVVGAGSAGFSAAITAAELGAQVALVGHGTIGGTCVNIGCVPSKALIRATEAVRHANDAAARFDGIESGARVVDWAAQIAQKDALVAGLRQAKYADLLPEYNNVVYHEGPARLVDGGVQVAGQHIGSERIIITTGARPALPGIPGIADVSPLDSTTALALTELPRSMIVLGGGYIGVELAQTFARAGVEVTLVFRSRLLPEAEPEIGAALATYLADEGIKIVSGITYESARKTDDGGVALAIARDGRPEILTAERILVATGRRSNTEALGLAETGIDLTPAGAIIVDDRMRTSKAGVYAAGDVTGKDQFVYMAAYGAKLAAKNALNGDSLSYDNTAMPAVVFTDPQVASVGMTEAQARAAGHSVRTSVLSLDNVPRALAARDTRGLIKLVADGSTRKLLGAHILAPEGADSIQTAALAIRCGLTIDDLSETIFPYLTTVEGLKLAAQTFDRDVKKLSCCAG from the coding sequence ATGTGTGAAGCTTGCGACGTTCCAACTTCCAACAAAGGCAACGGCCGTTATGATCTTGTGGTCGTCGGAGCTGGCTCGGCCGGTTTCTCCGCCGCGATCACGGCCGCCGAACTAGGCGCCCAAGTGGCTCTTGTCGGGCATGGCACGATCGGCGGTACATGCGTCAACATCGGCTGCGTGCCCTCGAAAGCCCTGATCCGGGCCACGGAGGCTGTACGTCACGCCAACGATGCGGCTGCCCGGTTTGATGGGATCGAAAGCGGCGCGCGCGTGGTTGATTGGGCCGCTCAGATCGCCCAGAAAGACGCTTTGGTTGCCGGTCTGCGACAGGCGAAATACGCTGATCTGCTGCCGGAGTACAACAATGTGGTCTACCACGAAGGTCCGGCCCGCCTCGTTGACGGCGGTGTCCAGGTCGCGGGCCAGCACATCGGCTCCGAGCGAATTATCATCACCACCGGTGCGCGTCCGGCGTTGCCGGGGATTCCGGGGATCGCTGACGTATCGCCGCTCGACAGCACGACAGCGCTCGCCCTGACCGAGCTGCCACGCTCGATGATAGTGCTTGGCGGCGGCTACATCGGCGTGGAGCTTGCCCAGACTTTCGCACGGGCCGGTGTCGAAGTGACACTCGTGTTCCGCAGCCGGCTTCTGCCGGAGGCTGAACCCGAAATCGGCGCTGCGCTTGCCACCTATCTGGCCGATGAGGGGATTAAAATCGTCAGCGGCATTACCTACGAGTCCGCCCGCAAGACCGATGATGGTGGTGTTGCCCTCGCCATCGCGCGGGACGGACGTCCGGAAATCTTGACTGCCGAGCGGATTCTTGTGGCGACGGGACGCCGCTCGAACACTGAAGCCCTTGGGCTTGCTGAAACCGGTATAGACCTGACACCGGCCGGGGCCATCATCGTTGATGATCGCATGCGCACCTCGAAGGCGGGCGTCTATGCCGCCGGCGATGTAACCGGAAAAGATCAGTTCGTCTACATGGCCGCCTATGGCGCAAAGCTCGCCGCCAAGAACGCATTGAACGGCGACAGCCTGAGTTACGACAACACCGCAATGCCCGCCGTGGTCTTTACCGATCCGCAGGTGGCGAGCGTCGGCATGACCGAAGCGCAGGCGCGGGCTGCCGGACATTCGGTTCGCACCTCCGTCCTTTCCCTCGACAATGTGCCGCGGGCGCTGGCGGCGCGCGACACGCGCGGCCTGATCAAGCTGGTCGCCGACGGGTCAACCCGGAAACTCCTTGGCGCTCACATCCTTGCACCAGAGGGTGCTGACAGCATTCAGACGGCAGCCTTGGCCATCCGCTGCGGCCTGACGATCGATGATCTCTCGGAGACGATCTTTCCATATCTGACGACTGTCGAAGGTTTGAAGCTTGCGGCTCAGACCTTCGACAGGGATGTGAAAAAACTGTCCTGCTGCGCGGGGTGA
- a CDS encoding cation transporter, with protein sequence MKILPLIALTASLLTGGHAFAAEQTVTLNVANATCELCGPIVKRALSNVPGVLDVDVSEATGAAIAKVRFDDSQTNVAALITATTNAGYPSGVSQ encoded by the coding sequence ATGAAAATCCTGCCCCTCATTGCCCTTACTGCGTCCCTGCTGACGGGTGGTCACGCTTTTGCCGCCGAGCAGACCGTAACCTTGAATGTTGCCAATGCCACCTGCGAACTCTGCGGCCCGATTGTGAAGCGGGCGCTCAGCAACGTTCCAGGCGTGCTCGATGTTGATGTATCGGAGGCGACCGGCGCGGCGATCGCGAAGGTGCGCTTTGACGACAGCCAGACGAATGTCGCCGCGCTGATCACCGCAACCACCAATGCTGGCTATCCGTCCGGCGTTTCGCAGTAA
- a CDS encoding mercuric transporter MerT family protein, producing MMQDETRTLANTVTEPAEKGFDRAALLSVGGIVAALGAATCCVLPFALFFAGISGAWIGNLTAFEPYQPVFITIALACLGYGFYLVYRRPKAAECAEGSYCARPSSHRNAKIGLWVATVLIIIAVGFPYAARLVLDA from the coding sequence ATGATGCAGGATGAAACACGGACGCTGGCAAATACAGTCACAGAGCCAGCCGAAAAGGGTTTTGATCGGGCAGCATTGCTGTCGGTCGGCGGCATCGTTGCGGCACTGGGCGCAGCAACCTGTTGCGTGCTGCCCTTTGCCTTGTTCTTCGCTGGCATCAGCGGCGCGTGGATCGGCAATTTGACCGCGTTCGAACCCTACCAGCCTGTGTTTATCACGATCGCGCTCGCCTGCCTCGGCTACGGTTTCTATCTCGTCTATCGCAGGCCGAAGGCGGCTGAATGCGCCGAGGGTTCCTACTGCGCGCGTCCATCATCCCATCGGAACGCCAAGATCGGCCTTTGGGTCGCAACTGTCTTGATCATTATCGCCGTGGGCTTTCCCTACGCCGCCCGCCTTGTCCTCGATGCTTAA
- a CDS encoding MerR family transcriptional regulator produces the protein MTQNDEFSIGVLSERSGVNIETIRYYEKIGVMPKPARSAAGYRIYTTEHARRLHFVRRGRELGFSLDELRGLLRLVDGHTYTCREVHALTIEHLKDIRQKIADLRRLERAMSNMAAQCTGDQVPECPVIDALFEMRSIKRSRSVQA, from the coding sequence ATGACACAGAATGATGAATTTTCGATCGGCGTGCTGTCCGAGCGCAGCGGCGTCAACATAGAGACGATCCGCTATTACGAGAAAATCGGCGTCATGCCGAAGCCCGCCCGCAGCGCAGCGGGTTATCGTATCTACACAACTGAACACGCAAGGCGGCTGCATTTCGTGCGGCGCGGCCGTGAACTCGGCTTCAGCCTGGACGAGTTGCGCGGCCTGCTTCGCCTGGTCGATGGGCATACCTACACCTGCCGGGAGGTCCATGCGCTCACCATCGAACATTTGAAAGATATCCGTCAGAAAATCGCCGATCTGCGGCGTCTGGAGCGGGCCATGTCGAATATGGCGGCGCAATGCACCGGCGATCAGGTTCCAGAATGTCCGGTCATAGATGCCCTTTTTGAAATGCGGTCAATCAAGCGTTCCCGCTCCGTTCAAGCTTAG
- a CDS encoding ParB N-terminal domain-containing protein, which translates to MKNHLEIQFLRVDELKPPRRSLRNHNRKNLNMLRASMEQSGMVIPIIVDENNYIIDGHARWVVAKVLGIKVVPTICLANRTGVRTRAARNRTLSLNGAGTLD; encoded by the coding sequence ATGAAAAACCACCTGGAAATACAGTTTCTCCGCGTTGACGAACTGAAGCCGCCCCGGCGGTCATTGCGGAATCACAACCGGAAAAATCTGAACATGCTGCGCGCCAGCATGGAGCAATCTGGCATGGTGATCCCTATCATCGTCGATGAAAACAATTACATCATCGATGGGCATGCACGCTGGGTAGTCGCCAAGGTCCTGGGCATTAAAGTCGTGCCCACGATATGCCTTGCCAACCGTACTGGGGTCAGAACAAGAGCTGCTCGAAATCGTACGCTAAGCTTGAACGGAGCGGGAACGCTTGATTGA
- a CDS encoding AMP-binding protein yields the protein MEVNSNPALYSAEATEAHSLQLVAFLEKAMKAATLADVQTACGADIECYLVEANRTEHEVPGITLMALIEATMRETPDAPALVYEGVTLSYAELDRRTTALAGELARRSGGRDRIVAVTLSRSLNS from the coding sequence ATGGAAGTCAATTCCAACCCGGCGCTCTATTCGGCCGAGGCGACCGAAGCGCATTCGCTCCAGCTGGTGGCCTTCCTCGAAAAGGCCATGAAAGCGGCGACGCTGGCCGACGTGCAGACCGCCTGCGGGGCCGACATCGAGTGCTATCTGGTAGAGGCGAACCGGACCGAGCACGAGGTGCCGGGCATCACCCTCATGGCGTTGATCGAAGCGACGATGCGCGAAACGCCGGATGCGCCGGCGCTGGTTTATGAGGGTGTTACACTCAGCTATGCCGAACTCGACAGGCGCACGACGGCCCTTGCCGGCGAACTGGCGCGACGTAGCGGAGGACGCGACCGAATCGTCGCGGTGACGCTGTCACGCTCGCTAAATTCCTGA
- a CDS encoding cupin domain-containing protein, whose protein sequence is MTRKTILKFGKVENADPNDLPGWKVIEGKPTMKTAVQHTTADGKVLSGTWQATPGTYHATYTDYEFVHMISGRIIITPDGGEPVEVGPGDAFVVEADFKGTWKIIEPVTKHFVVALK, encoded by the coding sequence ATGACACGCAAGACTATCCTCAAGTTCGGCAAGGTGGAGAATGCCGATCCCAACGATCTTCCCGGCTGGAAGGTTATCGAGGGCAAGCCGACGATGAAGACCGCCGTCCAGCACACGACTGCGGATGGCAAGGTGCTGTCGGGAACGTGGCAGGCAACGCCCGGCACCTATCACGCCACCTATACGGACTATGAATTCGTGCACATGATCTCGGGCCGCATCATCATCACGCCCGACGGCGGTGAACCGGTCGAAGTCGGTCCGGGCGACGCTTTCGTCGTGGAAGCAGACTTCAAGGGCACCTGGAAAATCATTGAGCCAGTGACGAAGCACTTCGTCGTCGCCTTGAAATAA